The following proteins come from a genomic window of Flavobacterium crocinum:
- the rsmH gene encoding 16S rRNA (cytosine(1402)-N(4))-methyltransferase RsmH: MTTKMEYHNPVLLHPTVDGLDIKPDGVYVDVTFGGGGHSKEILRRLGPNGKLFAFDQDEDALANALPDERFTLINENFRFIKRFLRFHGVKAVDGILADLGVSSHQFDVPERGFSTRFDAELDMRMSQKNDLNAYRVVNEYEEQDLRRVFFDYGELKNAPVLARTIVEARKDYPIKTTEELKDVLKKFLPEKVRNKVLAQIYQAIRIEVNQEMDVLKEFIEQSLEILKPGGRFSVISYHSLEDRLVKRFIKNGMFEGEPERDFYGNFSVPFKTIGKLIVPDDAEIKINNRARSAKLRIAEKI; this comes from the coding sequence ATGACGACGAAGATGGAATATCATAATCCGGTTTTGCTACATCCAACAGTAGATGGTTTAGATATTAAACCTGATGGGGTGTATGTAGATGTGACGTTTGGAGGCGGTGGTCATTCAAAAGAGATTTTAAGAAGATTAGGGCCAAACGGAAAATTGTTTGCCTTTGATCAGGACGAAGATGCATTAGCAAATGCATTACCAGATGAAAGGTTTACGCTGATAAATGAGAATTTTAGGTTCATAAAAAGATTTTTACGTTTTCACGGAGTAAAAGCAGTAGATGGAATCTTAGCAGATTTAGGGGTTTCATCACATCAGTTTGATGTTCCGGAAAGAGGTTTTTCAACCCGATTTGATGCCGAACTGGATATGCGGATGAGTCAAAAAAATGATTTAAATGCTTATCGTGTGGTGAACGAATATGAAGAACAGGATTTACGTCGTGTTTTTTTTGATTATGGGGAATTGAAAAATGCACCGGTTTTGGCAAGAACAATTGTTGAAGCAAGAAAAGATTATCCAATCAAAACAACTGAAGAATTAAAAGACGTTCTGAAAAAGTTTTTGCCGGAGAAAGTTCGAAATAAAGTACTGGCTCAGATTTATCAGGCAATCAGAATTGAGGTAAATCAGGAAATGGATGTTTTAAAAGAATTTATCGAACAGTCGTTAGAGATTTTAAAACCAGGTGGAAGATTCTCGGTAATATCATACCATTCTTTGGAAGATCGATTGGTGAAAAGATTTATAAAAAATGGAATGTTTGAAGGAGAACCAGAAAGAGATTTTTATGGAAATTTTTCAGTTCCATTCAAAACAATAGGGAAATTGATTGTTCCGGATGATGCGGAAATCAAGATAAATAATAGAGCCAGAAGTGCCAAATTAAGAATCGCTGAAAAGATATAA
- a CDS encoding alpha/beta fold hydrolase: MDKHYKKEGKYSYFEAGEGTPIVILHGLMGGLSNFDGVAQYFPTKGYKVVIPDLPIYTQSILKTNVKSFAKYVKDFITFKGFDKVILLGNSLGGHIALYHTKLYPEKVAGLVITGSSGLYESAMGDSYPRRGDYEYIKTKAEAVFYDPKIATPDLIDEVYATANDRIKLIKTLTIAKSAIRHNMAKDLPKMDVETCIIWGRNDSVTPPNVAEEFDKLLPNSTLYWIDKCGHAAMMEHPQEFNEILEKWLTEKKL; the protein is encoded by the coding sequence ATGGACAAACACTACAAAAAAGAAGGCAAATACAGCTATTTTGAAGCTGGAGAAGGTACACCTATCGTTATTCTTCACGGGTTAATGGGAGGCCTAAGTAACTTTGATGGTGTAGCACAATATTTCCCAACAAAAGGATATAAAGTTGTTATTCCGGATTTGCCAATCTATACACAAAGCATTTTAAAAACGAACGTAAAAAGTTTTGCCAAGTACGTTAAAGATTTTATTACTTTTAAAGGTTTTGATAAAGTAATTCTTCTGGGAAATTCTCTTGGAGGACATATTGCATTGTATCATACAAAGCTTTATCCTGAAAAAGTTGCAGGACTTGTAATAACCGGAAGTTCTGGACTTTACGAAAGTGCAATGGGAGACAGCTACCCAAGAAGAGGTGATTATGAATACATCAAAACAAAGGCTGAAGCTGTATTTTACGATCCAAAAATTGCAACTCCCGATTTGATTGATGAAGTATATGCGACGGCTAACGACCGAATCAAATTAATCAAAACTTTAACCATTGCAAAGAGTGCCATTCGCCATAACATGGCTAAAGATTTGCCTAAAATGGATGTTGAAACTTGCATTATTTGGGGTCGAAATGACTCTGTAACTCCTCCAAATGTAGCAGAAGAATTTGATAAATTATTACCAAATTCTACCTTATACTGGATTGATAAATGCGGACATGCCGCAATGATGGAGCACCCTCAGGAATTTAATGAAATTCTTGAAAAATGGCTTACTGAAAAAAAATTATAG
- the yihA gene encoding ribosome biogenesis GTP-binding protein YihA/YsxC, translated as MKINTAEFIVSNSDASKCPKDFLPEYAFIGRSNVGKSSLINMLTNNKNLAKTSGKPGKTQLINHFKINNNWFLVDLPGYGYAKVSKKTKSTFQKFITDYFETREQLVCAFVLIDIRHEAQNIDIEFMSYMGESEIPFCIIFTKADKISKGKIDSHIAAYKKQMYANNWAEMPQYFVTSSTESIGKEELLSYIDQVNEEVFKNNSEF; from the coding sequence ATGAAAATTAACACCGCCGAATTTATTGTCAGCAATTCTGATGCATCAAAATGTCCAAAGGATTTTTTGCCGGAATATGCTTTTATAGGAAGATCAAACGTAGGTAAGTCATCGTTAATAAACATGCTTACCAACAATAAAAACTTAGCTAAAACATCCGGAAAACCAGGAAAAACACAATTAATAAATCACTTTAAAATCAATAATAATTGGTTTTTAGTGGATTTGCCTGGTTATGGTTATGCTAAGGTTTCAAAAAAAACAAAATCAACTTTTCAGAAGTTTATTACCGATTATTTCGAAACTAGAGAACAACTTGTTTGCGCTTTTGTTTTGATTGACATTCGCCACGAGGCTCAAAATATCGATATTGAGTTCATGTCTTATATGGGCGAAAGCGAAATTCCGTTCTGTATTATTTTTACCAAAGCCGATAAAATCAGTAAAGGAAAAATTGATTCTCATATTGCAGCTTACAAAAAACAAATGTATGCCAACAATTGGGCAGAAATGCCACAATATTTTGTGACTTCATCTACAGAATCAATCGGAAAAGAGGAACTTCTGTCTTATATTGACCAAGTAAACGAGGAAGTCTTTAAAAACAATTCTGAATTTTAG
- a CDS encoding FtsL-like putative cell division protein — MKSGVFSILKARFLIHEDAVKNWRFIVFIILLAILMIANTQRYEQKVFEIAKLNNEVKELRSEFVDRRSELMKLKMESTISDKMLEKQIFPSTVPPVKIEVKKEEEKSFFKRIWQ, encoded by the coding sequence ATGAAAAGTGGTGTATTTAGCATATTAAAAGCAAGATTCCTGATTCATGAAGATGCGGTAAAAAACTGGAGATTCATTGTTTTTATAATTCTGCTGGCCATTTTGATGATTGCCAATACACAGCGATACGAACAAAAGGTTTTTGAAATTGCGAAATTGAATAATGAAGTAAAAGAACTAAGATCGGAGTTTGTAGATCGACGTTCAGAATTGATGAAGCTAAAAATGGAGTCAACCATTTCGGATAAAATGTTAGAAAAGCAAATTTTTCCGTCGACAGTTCCTCCGGTGAAAATAGAAGTTAAAAAGGAAGAAGAAAAAAGTTTCTTTAAAAGAATATGGCAGTAG
- the gldB gene encoding gliding motility lipoprotein GldB gives MKIYRFAVVLCLFFLSCDQKSKVEKEVEEIPVDIKVERFDKAFFETKPEDLAKIKKQYPFFFPAGNDDSVWLQKMQEPIWREVYDEVQKKYSNFEPVREEFNTLFQHVKYYFPKTKIPKVITVIGEMDYTAKAIYADSLVIVSLELYLGKDHKFYEFPNYLKQNFEEKQIMPDVVSSFSYRNISNSVDKSLVSQMIFEGKQLYAKDLLLPNYTDADKIGYTPEQIKWCEENEAYMWRYFLENEMLYSVDPKLTTRFIAPAPFSKFFLEIDNDSPGRVGAWIGWQMVRSYMKNNSNVSLAELFKIEPKEIFEKSKYKPKK, from the coding sequence ATGAAAATATATCGCTTTGCAGTGGTTCTGTGCCTGTTTTTTTTGTCTTGCGACCAAAAATCTAAGGTAGAAAAAGAAGTAGAAGAAATACCTGTAGATATTAAAGTAGAACGTTTTGATAAGGCGTTTTTTGAAACCAAACCGGAAGATCTTGCAAAGATTAAAAAGCAATATCCTTTTTTCTTTCCGGCGGGGAATGATGATAGTGTCTGGTTGCAAAAGATGCAGGAGCCTATTTGGAGAGAAGTTTATGATGAAGTTCAGAAAAAGTACAGTAATTTTGAACCTGTAAGAGAAGAATTCAATACTCTTTTTCAGCACGTAAAATATTATTTTCCAAAAACTAAAATTCCAAAAGTAATTACCGTTATTGGAGAAATGGATTATACTGCTAAAGCAATTTATGCGGACAGTCTTGTAATTGTGTCTTTGGAGTTATACCTTGGGAAAGATCATAAGTTTTATGAGTTTCCAAATTATCTAAAACAGAATTTTGAAGAAAAACAAATAATGCCGGATGTGGTTTCCAGTTTTTCTTATCGAAATATTTCAAATTCAGTTGATAAAAGTTTGGTTTCTCAAATGATTTTTGAAGGGAAACAACTTTATGCTAAAGATTTACTTTTGCCAAACTATACTGATGCTGATAAAATAGGTTATACACCGGAACAAATTAAATGGTGCGAAGAAAATGAAGCCTATATGTGGCGTTACTTTTTGGAGAATGAAATGCTTTACAGTGTTGATCCAAAATTAACAACAAGATTTATAGCTCCTGCTCCTTTCTCTAAGTTCTTCTTAGAGATTGATAATGATTCTCCGGGCCGTGTTGGCGCATGGATCGGCTGGCAGATGGTACGTTCTTACATGAAAAATAATAGTAATGTTTCTTTGGCTGAATTATTTAAGATTGAGCCAAAGGAAATTTTTGAAAAATCAAAATATAAACCTAAGAAATAA
- a CDS encoding penicillin-binding protein has translation MAVDDKHISYRIYLVAVFIFLMAIAIVVKLTNIQWVEGDYYRQLAKQRTVRNFVIPANKGNIYSADGSLLATSIPNYEIRFDAKAPKTETFEKYVKPLSDSLATVLDKPSSYFQKELRKARENKNRYYLIARKLSYTEYVKIKSFPLFNLGAFKGGIIVEQETVRKHPIGKIAERTIGYDKIDPATGVEVGKGIEWAFKNYLNGKDGKILKQKIAKGQWKPIRDVNEVDPIDGYDVISTIDVFIQDIAHHALLKQLEDYEADHGCVVVMETETGHVKAISNLGRAEDGSYYETTNYAIAESHEPGSTFKLVDLMAILEDKVADTSTVYDSHNGVVKYYGRSVRDSHNGGYGKVSLARGFELSSNTVMVQAVYEAYKSNPSKFVNHINSYGLNKTLGLHFKGEGRPYIPQPGDKHWSGTTLPWMAFGYNVSVTPMQTLALYNSVANNGVMVKPQFVSEIKEWNKTIKKFDVEVINPKVCSPETLKKVKAVLENVVKKGTGSKLYSKDFSMAGKTGTAQMNYGGKEGKSALYYASSFVGYFPADHPKYSCIVVVHKPNTSRNNYFGADVAGPVFKRIAQKIFTDAPSTNKIKKLDSRIPKQEDSYNKYTAEANKKINQIPNLKGMPGMDAIALLENLGLKVKVNGMGKVKNQSIQAGTSISKNTTIVLELS, from the coding sequence ATGGCAGTAGACGATAAACATATATCCTACAGAATTTACCTCGTAGCAGTTTTCATCTTTTTGATGGCAATTGCTATTGTTGTTAAATTGACCAATATTCAATGGGTTGAAGGAGATTATTACAGACAACTGGCAAAACAACGTACCGTTAGAAACTTTGTAATCCCTGCAAACAAAGGAAATATTTATTCTGCCGATGGAAGTTTGCTGGCAACTTCAATTCCGAATTACGAGATTCGTTTTGATGCCAAAGCGCCAAAAACAGAAACTTTTGAGAAATATGTAAAACCATTGTCAGATTCATTGGCAACAGTTTTGGATAAACCGAGCAGTTATTTTCAAAAGGAATTACGAAAAGCTCGTGAAAATAAGAACCGTTATTATTTGATTGCCCGCAAGTTGAGTTATACAGAATATGTGAAAATTAAAAGTTTTCCATTGTTCAATTTAGGAGCTTTTAAAGGCGGAATTATAGTGGAGCAGGAAACTGTTAGAAAACATCCTATAGGTAAAATTGCTGAAAGGACTATTGGTTATGACAAAATTGATCCAGCAACTGGAGTAGAAGTTGGAAAGGGAATTGAATGGGCTTTTAAAAATTATCTGAATGGGAAAGATGGTAAAATTCTAAAACAGAAAATTGCAAAAGGCCAGTGGAAACCAATTCGTGATGTAAACGAAGTGGATCCAATTGATGGTTACGATGTAATTTCTACTATAGATGTTTTTATTCAGGATATTGCACATCATGCTTTATTGAAACAATTGGAAGATTATGAGGCAGATCACGGTTGTGTGGTGGTAATGGAAACAGAAACAGGACATGTAAAAGCAATTTCGAATTTAGGAAGAGCAGAGGATGGTTCTTATTATGAAACAACAAATTATGCAATTGCTGAATCTCACGAGCCAGGATCAACTTTTAAATTAGTCGATTTAATGGCGATTTTAGAAGATAAAGTAGCTGATACAAGTACAGTTTACGACAGTCACAATGGTGTAGTTAAATATTATGGAAGATCAGTTCGTGATTCGCATAACGGTGGTTACGGAAAAGTTTCATTAGCACGCGGATTTGAGCTTTCGTCCAATACTGTAATGGTTCAGGCGGTTTATGAGGCATATAAAAGCAATCCGTCAAAATTTGTAAATCATATTAATAGTTACGGGTTAAATAAGACGCTGGGTTTACATTTTAAAGGAGAAGGAAGACCGTATATTCCACAGCCAGGAGATAAACATTGGTCAGGAACTACGCTTCCATGGATGGCTTTTGGATATAATGTTTCAGTTACGCCAATGCAGACATTAGCATTGTATAATTCGGTTGCCAATAATGGAGTAATGGTAAAACCGCAGTTTGTATCCGAAATTAAAGAATGGAATAAAACCATTAAAAAGTTTGATGTAGAGGTTATAAACCCAAAAGTTTGTTCGCCGGAAACATTAAAAAAAGTAAAAGCGGTTTTGGAGAATGTGGTAAAAAAAGGAACAGGTTCTAAGTTGTATTCAAAAGATTTTTCGATGGCAGGAAAAACAGGAACGGCTCAAATGAATTATGGAGGGAAAGAAGGAAAATCAGCATTGTATTATGCGTCTTCATTTGTAGGGTATTTTCCTGCTGATCATCCGAAATATTCTTGTATTGTAGTAGTTCATAAACCGAATACATCAAGAAATAATTATTTCGGTGCAGATGTGGCCGGACCGGTTTTCAAAAGAATTGCACAAAAGATTTTTACTGATGCGCCTTCGACAAATAAAATAAAAAAATTAGACTCTAGAATTCCAAAACAGGAAGATAGTTATAATAAATATACGGCTGAAGCCAATAAGAAAATCAATCAGATTCCGAATTTAAAAGGAATGCCGGGAATGGATGCGATTGCTTTACTGGAAAATTTAGGTTTAAAAGTAAAAGTAAATGGAATGGGGAAAGTAAAGAATCAATCAATTCAAGCAGGAACCAGTATTAGCAAAAACACAACAATTGTATTAGAATTATCGTGA
- a CDS encoding UDP-N-acetylmuramoyl-L-alanyl-D-glutamate--2,6-diaminopimelate ligase: MKVLKDILYKVAIESVKGSTETPIHKIEFDSRKVEANDVFVAIRGSLSDGHDYIEKAIQLGAKAIICDTLPENIASEVTYIQVKDTNTALAFIAANYFEDPSGKLKLVGVTGTNGKTTIASLLFQLFQKAGFKVGLLSTVKIVVDKIEYPATHTTPDSLTINHYLNEMIEAGVTHCFMEVSSHGIHQKRTEALHFVGGIFTNLSHDHLDYHPTFAEYRDVKKSFFDSLPKSAFVLSNIDDKNGSVMLQNTVAKKLTYALKSYADYRAQILESQLSGLLLKINDNEVWVKLIGTFNAYNVLAIYGTAVELGIDSLEALRLLSDLESVSGRFQYIVSDGGITAVVDYAHTPDALENVLKTINDIRTKNEQLITVVGCGGNRDKTKRPIMAKIASDLSDKAVLTSDNPRNEDPEVILDEMEQGVEPQNYKKMLRITDRKQAIKTACQLAEAKDIILIAGKGHETYQEINGVRHHFDDMETIKEILEQLNK, translated from the coding sequence GTGAAAGTATTAAAAGATATATTATATAAAGTAGCTATTGAATCTGTAAAAGGTTCAACGGAAACTCCTATTCATAAAATTGAATTTGATTCACGTAAAGTCGAAGCAAATGATGTTTTTGTAGCAATCAGAGGTTCGCTTTCTGACGGGCATGATTATATTGAAAAAGCGATTCAGCTTGGAGCAAAAGCAATTATTTGTGATACGCTTCCAGAAAATATAGCAAGCGAAGTAACTTATATTCAGGTAAAAGATACCAACACAGCTTTGGCTTTTATAGCCGCCAATTATTTTGAAGATCCTTCTGGAAAACTAAAATTAGTTGGTGTAACGGGTACAAACGGAAAAACAACAATTGCTTCATTATTGTTTCAATTGTTTCAAAAAGCAGGTTTTAAAGTGGGATTGTTATCAACTGTAAAAATTGTAGTAGATAAAATAGAATATCCTGCAACACATACAACGCCAGATTCTTTGACGATCAATCATTATTTAAATGAAATGATTGAAGCTGGAGTTACACATTGTTTTATGGAAGTAAGTTCGCATGGAATCCACCAAAAACGTACAGAAGCCTTGCATTTTGTGGGTGGAATTTTTACGAATCTGTCTCACGATCATTTGGATTACCATCCAACATTTGCTGAGTATAGAGATGTGAAAAAATCATTTTTTGACTCACTTCCAAAATCAGCATTTGTATTGTCAAATATTGATGACAAAAATGGTTCTGTAATGCTTCAGAACACAGTGGCTAAAAAACTGACTTACGCTTTAAAATCGTACGCAGATTACAGGGCTCAGATTTTAGAAAGCCAATTATCTGGATTGTTATTGAAAATAAACGACAATGAAGTTTGGGTAAAACTAATTGGTACTTTCAACGCATACAATGTTTTAGCCATTTACGGAACGGCTGTAGAACTTGGAATTGATAGTCTTGAAGCATTGCGTTTGTTGTCTGATTTAGAGAGTGTTTCGGGACGTTTTCAGTACATCGTTTCAGACGGAGGCATTACGGCTGTTGTAGATTATGCGCATACACCAGATGCTTTAGAAAATGTTCTAAAAACGATAAATGATATCCGTACTAAAAACGAACAATTGATTACGGTTGTAGGTTGCGGAGGAAATCGAGACAAAACGAAGCGCCCAATTATGGCAAAGATTGCTTCAGATTTAAGTGATAAAGCAGTTTTGACTTCTGATAATCCAAGAAATGAAGATCCAGAAGTTATTTTAGACGAAATGGAGCAGGGAGTGGAGCCTCAGAATTATAAAAAAATGCTTCGAATTACGGATAGAAAACAGGCAATTAAAACCGCTTGTCAATTGGCAGAAGCAAAAGATATTATTCTGATTGCAGGAAAAGGACACGAAACCTATCAGGAGATAAATGGTGTTCGCCATCATTTTGATGATATGGAAACAATTAAAGAAATTTTAGAACAATTAAACAAATAA
- the gldC gene encoding gliding motility protein GldC yields MANINSEIKFNIELDENRVPEKLTWSAQDGGVQAEEAKAIMLSIWDSKAKETMRIDLWTKDMPVDEMKIFFHQTLVAMSDTFKRATDDEKMSDTMKDFCDYFAEKLELTK; encoded by the coding sequence ATGGCAAATATAAACTCAGAGATTAAATTCAATATAGAATTAGATGAAAACCGTGTTCCGGAAAAATTAACATGGAGTGCACAAGATGGCGGAGTACAGGCAGAAGAGGCAAAAGCAATCATGCTTTCAATTTGGGACAGCAAAGCTAAAGAGACGATGCGTATCGATTTATGGACAAAAGATATGCCGGTAGATGAGATGAAGATTTTCTTTCATCAGACTTTAGTAGCAATGTCAGATACTTTTAAACGTGCAACAGATGACGAAAAAATGTCTGATACAATGAAAGATTTTTGTGATTACTTTGCAGAAAAATTAGAATTGACAAAATAA
- a CDS encoding division/cell wall cluster transcriptional repressor MraZ, protein MNTIVGTYECKVDAKGRLMMPAPLKKQLTASLQDGFVLKRSVFQPCLELYPMVEWDAMMKKINKLNRFVKKNNDFIRRFTAGVKVVEVDALGRLLVPKDLVTFASISKDVVFSSAVNIVEIWDKDLYEKSISGEDMDFADLAEEVMGNINDDEDGIS, encoded by the coding sequence TTGAACACAATTGTTGGGACATACGAATGTAAAGTCGATGCTAAAGGAAGGTTAATGATGCCTGCGCCTTTGAAAAAGCAGTTGACAGCTTCACTTCAGGACGGATTTGTCTTGAAGCGTTCTGTGTTTCAACCGTGTTTGGAGTTGTATCCTATGGTAGAGTGGGATGCAATGATGAAAAAAATCAACAAGCTTAATCGCTTTGTAAAAAAGAACAACGATTTCATTAGAAGGTTTACTGCTGGTGTTAAAGTAGTTGAGGTTGATGCGTTAGGGAGATTGTTAGTGCCAAAAGACTTGGTGACTTTTGCAAGTATTTCTAAAGATGTTGTTTTTTCATCGGCGGTTAATATAGTAGAGATCTGGGATAAGGATTTATACGAAAAATCAATAAGCGGCGAAGATATGGATTTTGCAGATTTAGCCGAAGAAGTAATGGGAAATATTAATGACGACGAAGATGGAATATCATAA
- the murD gene encoding UDP-N-acetylmuramoyl-L-alanine--D-glutamate ligase, giving the protein MRLVVLGGGESGVGTAILGKKQGYDVFVSDFGKIKESYKEVLIINKIAWEEEQHTEDLILNADVVMKSPGIPDKSPIVKKIIAAGVKVISEIEFAIPYTEAMTIGITGSNGKTTTTMLTHHLLKYAGLNVGLGGNIGKSFAWQVAENKFDAYVLELSSFQLDGIINYRPDIAIITNISPDHLDRYDYKYENYINSKFRITMNQTESDYLIYDADDVASVEWLKNNKTKAKLIPFSLTKTFDEGASINNNKMEIKINQEEFTMDTEHIALEGKHNMKNAMAASSVAKLMQIRNATIRESLSNFQGVEHRLEKVLKIQNVQYINDSKATNVNATFFALDSMNVPTVWIVGGVDKGNDYNELMSLVREKVKAIICLGVDNRKIIDAFGNVVDIMVEVNNMNDAVKTAQRLTEKGDAVLLSPACASFDLFENYEDRGRQFKQAVHNL; this is encoded by the coding sequence ATGAGATTAGTAGTTTTAGGAGGAGGAGAAAGCGGAGTTGGAACCGCGATCCTCGGTAAAAAGCAAGGATACGACGTTTTTGTATCCGATTTTGGAAAGATAAAAGAGAGTTATAAAGAAGTTCTTATCATTAATAAAATTGCCTGGGAAGAGGAACAGCATACAGAAGATTTAATCCTGAATGCAGACGTGGTAATGAAAAGCCCCGGAATTCCAGATAAATCTCCGATAGTAAAAAAAATAATCGCAGCTGGAGTTAAAGTGATTTCGGAAATTGAATTTGCAATTCCTTATACAGAAGCAATGACAATCGGAATTACCGGAAGTAATGGTAAAACCACCACCACAATGCTGACTCATCATTTGCTGAAATATGCAGGATTAAATGTCGGATTGGGCGGGAATATCGGAAAAAGCTTTGCCTGGCAGGTAGCTGAAAATAAATTTGATGCCTACGTTCTTGAATTAAGCAGTTTTCAGTTAGACGGAATAATAAATTACCGGCCAGATATTGCGATAATAACCAATATAAGTCCGGATCATTTGGATCGATACGATTATAAGTATGAAAATTATATCAATTCAAAGTTCCGAATAACGATGAACCAGACGGAAAGCGATTATCTCATTTACGATGCAGATGATGTGGCAAGTGTAGAATGGTTAAAAAACAACAAAACAAAAGCAAAATTAATTCCTTTTTCATTGACAAAAACATTTGACGAAGGAGCTTCTATAAATAACAACAAAATGGAAATAAAGATCAACCAAGAAGAGTTTACAATGGATACAGAACACATTGCGTTAGAAGGAAAACATAATATGAAAAACGCCATGGCAGCAAGCTCTGTAGCAAAGTTGATGCAAATTAGAAATGCAACGATTCGTGAAAGTTTATCTAATTTCCAAGGTGTTGAACACCGTTTAGAAAAAGTATTGAAAATACAAAATGTACAATATATCAACGATTCAAAAGCGACAAATGTAAATGCAACGTTCTTCGCTTTAGACAGCATGAATGTGCCAACAGTCTGGATTGTGGGTGGTGTTGATAAAGGAAATGATTACAACGAATTAATGTCATTGGTTCGTGAAAAAGTAAAAGCAATTATCTGTTTGGGTGTTGACAACCGTAAAATTATAGATGCTTTTGGAAATGTAGTGGATATTATGGTTGAAGTGAACAATATGAACGATGCTGTAAAAACGGCTCAAAGATTAACAGAAAAAGGTGATGCCGTTTTATTGTCTCCAGCCTGCGCAAGTTTTGATTTATTCGAAAACTACGAAGACAGAGGAAGGCAGTTTAAGCAAGCGGTGCACAATTTATAA
- the mraY gene encoding phospho-N-acetylmuramoyl-pentapeptide-transferase, whose protein sequence is MLYYLFEYFDKTLDVPGTGVFQYITFRSALAFMLSLLLSTIYGKRVINFLRRQQVGETVRELGLAGQNEKAGTPTMGGLIIIFATLIPVLLFARLHNIYIVLLIVTTLWMGTIGFVDDYIKIFKKDKQGLKGIFKVIGQVGLGIIVGTVLYFNPAVTVRTDTGRTDVFRTAANTTVVLPAPIEEKSTATTIPFVKNNEFDYAEVLSFMGDGYEKWAWLIFIPVVIFIITAVSNGANLTDGIDGLAAGTSAISVLALGIFTFVSGNIIFSNYLNIMYIPNSGEMTVFISAFVGALIGFLWYNSYPASVFMGDTGSLTIGGIIAVLAIAVRKEILIVLFCGIFLAESASVVIQVFYFKYTKKRFGEGRRIFLMAPLHHHYQKKGYHESKIVTRFWIVAVMLAILSIITLKLR, encoded by the coding sequence ATGCTGTACTATTTATTTGAATATTTTGACAAAACATTGGACGTTCCTGGAACGGGAGTTTTCCAGTACATCACATTTAGATCGGCTTTAGCATTTATGCTTTCATTGCTTTTGTCAACTATTTATGGTAAAAGGGTAATTAACTTTTTGCGCCGTCAGCAAGTTGGAGAAACGGTTCGTGAGCTTGGTCTTGCTGGTCAGAATGAGAAAGCTGGTACGCCAACAATGGGGGGATTAATTATCATTTTTGCCACATTGATTCCGGTTTTGTTATTCGCAAGACTGCATAATATTTATATCGTATTGCTGATTGTAACTACGTTATGGATGGGAACGATTGGATTTGTAGATGATTATATCAAAATATTCAAAAAAGATAAACAAGGATTAAAAGGAATTTTTAAAGTAATTGGTCAGGTTGGTTTAGGAATCATTGTAGGAACAGTTCTTTATTTTAATCCTGCTGTTACAGTAAGAACAGATACAGGACGTACAGATGTTTTTAGAACAGCTGCTAATACAACGGTTGTACTTCCTGCGCCAATTGAAGAGAAATCTACAGCAACAACAATTCCGTTCGTTAAAAACAACGAATTTGATTATGCCGAAGTATTGTCTTTTATGGGAGATGGATACGAAAAATGGGCTTGGTTAATTTTTATTCCTGTAGTAATTTTTATTATCACAGCAGTTTCAAACGGAGCCAATCTAACAGATGGAATTGATGGACTCGCGGCGGGAACCTCCGCAATTTCTGTCCTCGCGTTAGGGATTTTCACGTTCGTTTCTGGAAATATCATTTTCTCGAATTATCTGAATATTATGTATATCCCGAATTCGGGAGAAATGACGGTCTTTATATCGGCCTTTGTGGGAGCGTTGATTGGTTTTCTTTGGTACAACTCTTATCCGGCATCTGTTTTTATGGGAGATACTGGAAGTTTAACAATTGGTGGAATCATCGCGGTTTTAGCTATTGCAGTTCGTAAAGAGATATTGATTGTTTTATTCTGTGGAATTTTCTTAGCAGAAAGTGCTTCAGTCGTAATTCAGGTGTTTTATTTTAAATATACAAAGAAACGTTTTGGTGAAGGGAGAAGAATTTTCCTGATGGCGCCTTTGCATCATCATTACCAAAAGAAAGGATATCACGAAAGTAAAATCGTAACTCGTTTTTGGATTGTAGCTGTAATGTTAGCCATTTTATCAATCATTACCCTAAAATTAAGATAA